In the genome of Pelobacter seleniigenes DSM 18267, one region contains:
- a CDS encoding circularly permuted type 2 ATP-grasp protein, translated as MDTLLIPQPTQLTGQYRDFFSSPGDLPMVWQQLMLSLYRQGNTRLKKHCKEAQRLLKENGAIHNVFSAPDAPRPWAFDPIPLIFDPEEWAVLEQGLVQRAELLNLVLADIYGPMTLVKEGVLPPELIFSHKGFLYPCVGTYNGLAQPLTFYSANLAKGTDGSFWVMDDHIQPPLGSGYALEIRIIMNRSFPQLFEKFQVHRLAMYYRALRNGLTLLAKHNRAEPRIVVLTPGPENPGYFEHAYLASYLGYPLVQGGDLIVRDSCVWLKSVDGLRQVDVILRRQEDNLCDPLELRGDSFIGIPGLLEAVRCGNVAVANPIGSGILENPALMAFLPTLCEHFFQRKLLLPSVATWWCGQREEREFVLKNLDKMIIKPIHPLPNLPAMIVEQAGEAGKKRWKELIRQSPHLFVGQERINFATFPAFETDRIEARHSSLGLFLTAQSGSYVAMPGGLCRAHADSGQLLQAEQAGGQIKDTWVLTREPDKQVTLWRQVQPNQQIKPLVSPLPSQAAENLFWAGRYAERAEQTARLLRSILAKLREVEEFHDNDDRMSLHHLLRALTHVTLTYPGFTGDDARQKLADPRAELSSLISASDRPGSLRSSLLSLGRSASVVRDLLPADAWRVIDNMQNHWNPRISKKQLSSGRLHESINNLILQLSAFSGLAYENMSRETAWLMLNIGRRLERALNLTALLRATLVPCFGPAMEAQMLETVLNICNSLIVYRRRYRSFMELSTILELLLMDENYPRALASQLRQLQFYIRDLPVDAAGPGGHRDVLLIDGALDNLRQTDPKQLIQITSSDGRYSLLEKMLTTQQEDLEQLSTALTEHFFTPSLALQQLGNLRRDSGL; from the coding sequence ATGGATACCCTATTAATTCCTCAGCCGACCCAGCTGACCGGTCAGTACCGGGACTTCTTCAGTTCCCCGGGCGACCTGCCCATGGTCTGGCAGCAGCTCATGCTGAGCCTTTATCGCCAGGGCAATACCCGGCTCAAGAAGCACTGCAAGGAGGCGCAGCGGCTGCTCAAGGAAAACGGGGCCATTCACAATGTCTTTTCCGCGCCGGACGCGCCGCGCCCCTGGGCCTTTGATCCGATTCCATTGATCTTCGACCCGGAAGAGTGGGCGGTGCTGGAACAGGGACTGGTGCAGCGGGCCGAGCTCCTCAACCTGGTGCTCGCCGACATCTACGGCCCCATGACCCTGGTCAAGGAAGGGGTGCTGCCGCCGGAGCTGATTTTCAGCCACAAAGGATTCCTCTACCCCTGTGTCGGCACCTACAACGGGTTGGCGCAACCGCTGACCTTTTATTCCGCCAACCTCGCCAAAGGGACAGACGGCAGCTTCTGGGTCATGGACGATCATATTCAGCCACCGCTGGGCTCCGGCTATGCGCTGGAGATCAGGATCATCATGAACCGGAGCTTTCCCCAGCTGTTCGAAAAGTTTCAGGTTCACCGGCTGGCCATGTACTACCGGGCCCTGCGCAACGGCTTGACCCTGCTGGCCAAACACAACCGCGCCGAGCCGCGGATCGTGGTGCTGACGCCGGGGCCGGAAAACCCGGGCTATTTCGAGCACGCCTATCTGGCCTCGTATCTGGGTTATCCGCTGGTCCAGGGGGGTGATCTGATCGTCCGCGACAGTTGTGTCTGGCTCAAATCCGTGGACGGCCTGCGTCAGGTCGACGTAATCCTGCGCCGCCAGGAAGACAACCTCTGCGACCCTCTGGAACTGCGCGGCGATTCCTTCATCGGCATCCCCGGCCTGCTCGAAGCGGTCCGCTGCGGCAACGTCGCGGTGGCCAACCCCATCGGCAGCGGGATTCTGGAAAATCCGGCCCTGATGGCCTTTTTGCCGACTCTCTGCGAACATTTTTTCCAGCGCAAACTGCTGCTCCCCTCGGTGGCAACCTGGTGGTGCGGACAGCGCGAGGAACGGGAGTTCGTCCTTAAAAACCTCGACAAGATGATCATCAAACCGATCCATCCGCTCCCCAACCTGCCGGCGATGATTGTCGAGCAAGCCGGTGAAGCGGGTAAAAAACGCTGGAAAGAGCTGATCCGTCAGTCCCCGCACCTGTTTGTCGGCCAGGAACGGATCAATTTCGCCACCTTCCCCGCCTTTGAAACCGATCGCATTGAAGCGCGCCACAGCTCACTGGGCCTGTTTCTCACCGCCCAGAGCGGCTCCTATGTCGCCATGCCCGGCGGGCTCTGCCGGGCGCATGCCGACAGCGGGCAGTTGCTGCAGGCGGAACAGGCCGGCGGTCAGATCAAGGATACCTGGGTGCTGACCAGGGAACCGGACAAACAGGTCACCCTGTGGCGCCAGGTTCAACCGAACCAGCAGATCAAGCCGCTGGTGAGCCCGCTGCCGAGCCAGGCCGCCGAGAACCTGTTCTGGGCCGGGCGTTATGCCGAGCGGGCCGAACAGACCGCGCGCCTGCTCCGTTCGATCCTGGCCAAACTGCGCGAAGTCGAGGAATTTCACGATAACGACGATCGCATGAGCCTGCACCATCTGCTGCGGGCGTTGACTCACGTCACCCTGACCTATCCGGGCTTTACCGGTGACGACGCCAGGCAGAAACTGGCTGATCCCCGGGCCGAGCTGTCCAGCCTGATCAGCGCCAGCGACCGCCCCGGCAGCCTGCGCTCTTCGTTGCTCAGCCTGGGACGCTCCGCTTCGGTGGTTCGCGACCTGTTGCCGGCGGACGCCTGGCGGGTCATCGACAACATGCAGAACCACTGGAATCCGCGGATCAGCAAAAAACAGCTCAGCAGCGGCCGCCTGCATGAAAGCATCAATAACCTGATTCTGCAGCTGTCCGCGTTCAGCGGGCTGGCTTACGAAAACATGTCGCGCGAGACCGCCTGGCTGATGCTGAATATCGGCCGCCGCCTGGAACGGGCCCTCAATCTGACCGCGCTGTTGCGCGCCACCCTGGTACCCTGCTTCGGCCCGGCCATGGAAGCGCAGATGCTGGAGACGGTTTTGAACATCTGCAACAGCCTGATTGTGTACCGCCGCCGCTATCGCTCGTTCATGGAGCTGTCGACCATTCTCGAACTGCTGCTGATGGACGAGAATTACCCCCGCGCCCTGGCCAGTCAGCTGCGCCAGCTGCAATTTTATATCCGTGACCTGCCGGTGGACGCTGCCGGTCCCGGCGGACATCGCGACGTGCTGCTCATCGACGGGGCGCTGGACAACCTGCGCCAGACCGATCCCAAGCAGTTGATTCAGATCACCAGCAGTGACGGCCGCTATTCGCTGCTGGAGAAGATGCTGACCACCCAGCAGGAGGACCTGGAGCAGCTCTCCACGGCCCTGACCGAACATTTCTTTACCCCAAGCCTGGCTTTGCAGCAGCTCGGGAACCTGCGCCGGGACAGTGGCCTATGA
- a CDS encoding DUF2126 domain-containing protein has translation MSIRVICHHLTHYKFDRSIALSPHVLRLRPAPHCRTPIRAYSMKILPAGHFLNWQQDAFGNYLARLVFPEPATELRIEIEVVADMTPYNPFDFFIEEYAEKYPFTYGKMERAELTPYFQKIDAGPRLKKWLAKVDRSPKITVDFLVEINRRLQQDINYSVRMEPGVQSCEKTLARGIGSCRDSAWLLVQIFRHLGLAARFVSGYLIQLTADEKSLDGPSGPEADFTDLHAWTEVYIPGAGWVGLDPTSGLLAGEGHIPLACTPHPASAAPLTGATDPCEVEFFHANSVQRIHEDPRVTKPYSDDQWQIIDALGQQVDEELRAGDVRLTMGGEPTFVSIDDMDGAEWNTRADGPHKRKLAYDLTLRLRDAFARGGLLHFGQGKWYPGEPLPRWAYNCFWRKDGKPIWHNPQLLAELHRTGQLTGQDARRFAEALTDRLGLERSYLIPGFEDHLYWLWKEGTVPANLDPAKANLKDPLERRSLARVLQHGLDQPVGFALPLKWDQFGGRWQSSRWEFRSEQMFLIPGDSAMGLRLPLDSLPWVAPDKREPFYEQSLFIPLPPLSDYAQPGAPAAPLRQQPGEERKKPAPEEPSEVIHTALCCEVRQGNLHLFMPPLPALEQYLELVSAIEQTAAELQVEVIFEGYEPPRDWRIERINVTPDPGVIEVNIHPAASWQEIVTNTTRLYAEARLARLGTEKFMLDGRHTGTGGGNHITLGGPTPADSPMLRRPDLLRSLVSYWQNHPSLSYLFSGVFMGPTSQAPRIDEARDDSLYELEIAFQQMPEGETAAPWLVDRLLRNLLIDVTGNTHRAEFCIDKLYSPDSAAGRLGLLELRAFEMPPHARMSLVQNLLLRTLVAWFWKQPYRQSLVRWGTALHDRFLLPHHVRQDLKGVMDDLQRAGYPFALEWFDPFFEFRFPRYGTVQIDDIELELRFAIEPWHVLGEEVSSQGTSRYVDSSVERLQVHANGLTEGRHVLACNGRRLPLRKTGRKDEFVAGVRYRAWQPPSALHPNIKPHSPLVFDVIDSWSGRSIGGCTYHVAHPGGRSYDDFPVNAVTAESRRGSLFTTTEHTPGPVPRRPEFNTLGRFFPNGTPPGPMAPPPEEADQEFPYTLDLRRGRQQ, from the coding sequence ATGTCGATTCGAGTCATTTGCCACCATCTGACCCATTACAAATTCGATCGTTCAATCGCCCTCTCCCCCCATGTGCTGCGATTGCGCCCGGCCCCACATTGCCGGACGCCGATCCGGGCTTATTCCATGAAGATTCTGCCCGCCGGGCATTTCCTCAACTGGCAGCAGGACGCCTTCGGTAACTACCTGGCCCGGCTGGTCTTTCCTGAGCCTGCCACGGAGCTGCGCATTGAGATCGAAGTCGTCGCCGACATGACCCCTTACAATCCCTTCGATTTTTTCATCGAGGAGTACGCCGAGAAATACCCCTTCACTTACGGCAAAATGGAGCGCGCGGAGCTGACGCCGTATTTCCAGAAGATCGACGCCGGTCCACGGCTGAAAAAATGGCTGGCCAAGGTCGACCGCAGCCCCAAGATCACAGTCGATTTCCTGGTCGAAATCAATCGCCGCCTGCAGCAGGACATCAACTACTCGGTGCGCATGGAGCCGGGGGTGCAAAGCTGTGAAAAGACTCTGGCCCGGGGCATCGGCTCCTGCCGTGATTCAGCCTGGCTGCTGGTGCAGATCTTCCGTCATCTCGGCCTGGCCGCCCGCTTTGTCAGCGGCTACCTGATTCAGCTCACGGCCGATGAAAAATCCCTCGACGGCCCATCCGGCCCGGAGGCCGATTTTACCGATCTCCATGCCTGGACCGAAGTCTATATCCCGGGCGCGGGCTGGGTCGGCCTGGACCCGACCTCCGGACTGCTGGCCGGCGAAGGACATATCCCCCTGGCCTGCACCCCCCACCCGGCCAGCGCCGCGCCCCTGACCGGCGCGACCGACCCCTGTGAAGTGGAGTTTTTCCACGCCAACTCGGTGCAGCGGATTCATGAAGACCCACGCGTCACCAAACCCTACAGTGACGACCAGTGGCAGATCATCGACGCCCTGGGGCAGCAGGTGGATGAGGAGTTGCGCGCCGGCGACGTGCGCCTGACCATGGGCGGCGAACCGACCTTTGTCTCCATCGACGATATGGACGGAGCCGAATGGAACACTCGGGCCGACGGCCCGCACAAGCGCAAACTTGCTTATGATCTGACCTTGCGCTTGCGCGATGCTTTTGCCCGCGGCGGACTGCTGCACTTCGGCCAGGGCAAATGGTATCCCGGTGAACCGCTGCCGCGCTGGGCTTACAACTGTTTCTGGCGCAAAGACGGCAAACCGATCTGGCACAACCCGCAGCTGCTGGCGGAACTCCACCGCACCGGACAGCTGACCGGGCAGGACGCCCGCCGGTTTGCCGAAGCCCTGACCGACCGCCTCGGGCTCGAGCGCAGTTACCTGATCCCCGGGTTTGAAGACCACCTCTACTGGCTGTGGAAGGAAGGGACAGTTCCGGCCAACCTCGATCCAGCCAAGGCCAACCTTAAAGATCCCCTCGAACGCCGCTCCCTGGCCCGGGTGCTGCAGCACGGCCTGGACCAGCCGGTCGGCTTTGCCCTGCCCCTCAAATGGGATCAGTTCGGCGGCCGCTGGCAGAGTAGCCGCTGGGAATTCCGCAGCGAACAGATGTTCCTTATTCCGGGCGACTCCGCCATGGGCCTGCGCCTACCCCTTGATTCCCTGCCCTGGGTGGCCCCGGACAAGCGCGAACCCTTTTACGAGCAGAGCCTGTTTATCCCGCTGCCGCCGCTGAGCGACTATGCCCAGCCCGGCGCGCCAGCGGCACCGCTCCGCCAGCAGCCCGGGGAAGAGCGGAAAAAGCCGGCGCCCGAGGAGCCGAGCGAGGTCATTCACACCGCGCTGTGCTGCGAAGTCCGCCAGGGCAACCTGCACCTGTTCATGCCGCCGCTGCCGGCGCTGGAACAGTACCTGGAGCTGGTCTCCGCCATTGAACAGACCGCTGCCGAGTTGCAGGTCGAGGTTATTTTCGAAGGCTATGAGCCGCCGCGCGACTGGCGCATCGAACGGATCAATGTGACCCCAGACCCCGGCGTCATCGAAGTCAATATCCATCCGGCCGCCAGCTGGCAGGAGATCGTCACCAACACCACCCGGCTCTACGCCGAAGCCCGCCTGGCCCGGCTGGGCACGGAAAAGTTCATGCTCGACGGCCGCCACACCGGCACCGGCGGCGGCAACCATATCACCCTGGGCGGACCGACCCCAGCCGACAGCCCCATGCTGCGCCGCCCCGACCTGCTGCGCAGCCTGGTGAGCTACTGGCAGAACCACCCCAGTCTCTCCTACCTGTTCTCCGGGGTGTTCATGGGGCCAACCAGTCAGGCGCCGCGCATCGATGAAGCCCGTGACGATTCCCTGTACGAGCTGGAGATCGCCTTCCAGCAGATGCCCGAAGGGGAAACCGCCGCACCCTGGCTGGTCGATCGACTGCTGCGCAACCTGCTCATCGACGTCACCGGCAATACCCACCGGGCGGAATTCTGCATCGACAAGCTCTACTCGCCGGACAGTGCCGCAGGACGCTTGGGGCTCCTCGAACTGCGCGCCTTTGAGATGCCGCCCCACGCCCGCATGAGCCTGGTCCAGAATCTGCTGCTGCGGACCCTGGTGGCCTGGTTCTGGAAACAGCCCTACCGTCAAAGCCTGGTCCGCTGGGGGACCGCGCTACACGACCGCTTCCTGCTCCCCCATCATGTCCGCCAGGACCTCAAGGGGGTGATGGACGATCTGCAGCGGGCCGGCTACCCCTTTGCCCTGGAATGGTTCGATCCGTTCTTCGAGTTCCGCTTCCCCCGTTACGGCACGGTGCAGATCGACGATATCGAACTGGAGCTGCGCTTCGCCATCGAACCCTGGCATGTGTTGGGAGAAGAGGTCTCCAGCCAGGGGACCTCACGCTACGTCGATTCTTCGGTGGAACGGCTCCAGGTCCATGCCAACGGGCTGACCGAAGGCCGCCACGTGCTCGCCTGCAACGGTCGCCGCCTGCCCCTGCGCAAAACCGGCCGCAAGGACGAGTTTGTCGCCGGGGTTCGCTACCGCGCCTGGCAGCCGCCATCGGCCCTGCATCCGAACATCAAGCCCCATTCACCGCTGGTCTTCGATGTCATCGACAGCTGGTCCGGCCGCTCCATCGGCGGTTGCACCTATCATGTCGCCCATCCGGGCGGACGCAGTTATGATGACTTCCCGGTCAATGCGGTGACCGCGGAATCACGGCGCGGCTCGCTGTTCACCACCACCGAACACACTCCGGGGCCGGTCCCGCGGCGCCCGGAATTCAACACCCTGGGCCGGTTTTTCCCGAACGGCACACCGCCCGGACCAATGGCGCCGCCGCCGGAAGAAGCTGATCAGGAGTTCCCCTATACCCTTGACCTGCGCCGGGGACGCCAGCAGTGA
- a CDS encoding histone deacetylase family protein: protein MFRIRRIHDDLRPLNQSAVKEVQQILRDQFPLLAADDIAKIPELLRDPLKQGFRSILYIAEDGRHRVQGFALLSHDQKLGFCFLDYISTAKRITSGGIGGALYEHLREEALALHACGIFFECLPDDPALCSDPEILKQNRARLKFYERYQARPIAGTAYETPLQPGDDNPPYLVFDPLGQTPELPLELARKIVRAILERRYGTVCSPDYIAMVVASFTEDPVRLRAPRYLRNNALDGRPKLARKQKIALLINERHDIHHVRERGYVESPVRIKSIRQELEKTALFELLPAQNFPESVLTSVHDRDYVAYLRKVCHNLAPGKSLYPYVFPVRNSARPPKELAVRAGYYCIDTFTPLNANAWHAARGAVDCALSAAHHILEGFQLAYALVRPPGHHAEQRAFGGFCYFNNAAIAAQLLAEYGRVAILDIDYHHGNGQQVIFYRRSDVLTVSLHGHPSFAYPYFSGFEDEKGEGEGVGFNHNFPLAETLTAAEYLAALNRAVKKINRFKPDYLVICLGLDTAKGDPTGTWPLTAEDFDRVGATIGRMPVPTLLIQEGGYRTRSIGINARHFFSALWQARFGPSGA from the coding sequence GTGTTCCGGATTCGGCGTATTCATGATGATTTAAGGCCGCTCAATCAGTCGGCGGTCAAGGAGGTGCAGCAGATCCTCCGCGACCAGTTCCCGCTCCTCGCCGCAGACGATATTGCTAAAATTCCCGAGTTGCTGCGCGATCCTCTCAAGCAGGGCTTCCGCTCCATTCTTTATATTGCCGAAGACGGCCGTCATCGGGTCCAAGGCTTTGCCCTGTTGTCCCACGATCAAAAACTGGGCTTCTGCTTCCTCGATTATATCTCCACCGCCAAACGGATTACCTCCGGTGGTATCGGCGGCGCGCTCTATGAGCACCTGCGTGAGGAAGCCCTGGCACTGCATGCGTGCGGCATATTTTTTGAGTGCCTGCCGGACGATCCGGCCCTCTGTAGCGATCCGGAGATTCTCAAGCAGAACCGGGCCCGGCTGAAATTCTACGAGCGCTATCAGGCCCGGCCGATCGCCGGAACGGCCTACGAAACACCTCTGCAACCGGGCGACGACAACCCACCCTACCTGGTGTTCGACCCCCTTGGTCAGACCCCGGAGCTGCCACTGGAACTTGCCCGCAAGATCGTCCGGGCCATCCTCGAGCGCCGCTACGGTACGGTCTGTTCGCCGGACTACATCGCCATGGTGGTCGCCTCCTTTACGGAGGATCCGGTCCGCCTCAGAGCGCCGAGATATCTGCGCAACAATGCTCTGGATGGTCGCCCGAAGCTGGCGCGCAAACAAAAAATCGCCCTGCTCATCAACGAGCGCCACGATATCCACCATGTGCGCGAACGCGGCTATGTCGAATCCCCGGTCAGAATCAAATCGATCCGCCAGGAACTGGAAAAAACCGCCCTCTTTGAACTGCTCCCGGCGCAAAATTTCCCGGAGTCGGTGTTGACCAGCGTTCATGATCGCGACTATGTCGCTTACCTGCGTAAGGTCTGCCATAATCTGGCCCCGGGGAAATCCCTCTATCCCTATGTGTTCCCGGTCCGCAACAGTGCCCGCCCGCCCAAAGAGTTGGCCGTCCGGGCCGGCTACTATTGTATCGATACCTTCACCCCCTTGAACGCTAATGCCTGGCATGCCGCCCGCGGCGCCGTCGACTGCGCGCTGAGCGCAGCCCATCACATTCTCGAAGGCTTTCAACTTGCCTATGCGCTGGTCCGCCCGCCCGGCCATCATGCCGAACAGCGCGCCTTCGGCGGCTTCTGCTATTTCAACAATGCCGCCATTGCCGCGCAGTTGCTGGCCGAGTACGGCCGGGTTGCCATCCTTGATATCGATTATCATCACGGTAACGGCCAGCAGGTCATCTTTTATCGCCGGAGCGATGTCCTGACCGTCTCCCTGCATGGCCATCCCAGCTTTGCCTACCCCTACTTCAGCGGGTTCGAAGATGAAAAGGGCGAGGGGGAAGGGGTCGGCTTTAACCATAACTTTCCCCTGGCGGAGACCCTGACCGCTGCCGAGTATCTGGCCGCGCTGAACAGAGCCGTGAAAAAGATCAACCGTTTCAAGCCTGATTATCTGGTGATCTGTCTCGGTCTCGACACGGCCAAAGGGGATCCGACCGGCACCTGGCCGTTGACCGCCGAAGATTTTGACCGGGTCGGCGCAACCATCGGCCGCATGCCCGTACCGACCTTGCTGATCCAGGAAGGCGGCTACCGAACCCGCAGTATCGGGATCAATGCCCGGCATTTTTTCAGCGCTCTCTGGCAGGCGCGCTTCGGGCCAAGCGGAGCCTGA
- a CDS encoding M20 family metallopeptidase — MSKRLEQVWAAIDPERLRRTLLEMIDIYSPSGKEEDIQLYLEEILAATGIPVQRQEVEEERFNLVARMGPEPPLLYLVGHVDTVAAWDIEDYAAKEKWGVVRGLGSADMKGGCAAMVETWLALASLPEAERPSVGLLLVVGEEENGDGSARFLEQECPAWVVIGEPTSLLPAFSHFGYMEIALTTQGRRIHSSLPELGHNAIESMLRVLLQIERATLFDSTEEPKLIYSIREMSSSRAGFVVPDRCEAMIDLHLSPDTDPARVRQELEKILVKTRRAIKGLQLEVSFDFESGGYQLDRNNPLSVTLEEVFPRLNLPLEFVPFRSHSDGNLFFQAGSKPLILGPGSLETAHTAEEQTSLAEVEAAARVYAALALGEGFQ; from the coding sequence ATGAGCAAACGGCTGGAACAGGTCTGGGCAGCCATCGATCCGGAACGGCTGCGCCGGACCCTGCTGGAGATGATCGATATCTATTCGCCATCCGGCAAAGAGGAGGATATCCAGCTCTATCTGGAAGAAATCCTTGCCGCGACCGGCATCCCGGTGCAGCGCCAGGAGGTCGAAGAGGAACGCTTCAACCTGGTGGCCCGGATGGGGCCGGAACCGCCGCTCCTGTACCTGGTCGGCCATGTCGACACCGTGGCCGCCTGGGATATTGAAGACTATGCGGCAAAGGAGAAATGGGGCGTGGTCCGCGGTCTTGGCAGCGCGGATATGAAGGGCGGCTGCGCGGCCATGGTCGAAACCTGGCTGGCCCTGGCCAGCCTGCCCGAGGCCGAACGCCCCTCCGTCGGGCTGCTGCTGGTGGTCGGGGAAGAGGAAAACGGCGATGGCAGCGCCCGCTTTCTGGAGCAGGAATGCCCGGCCTGGGTGGTCATCGGCGAACCGACCTCGCTGTTGCCGGCGTTCAGTCATTTCGGCTATATGGAAATTGCCCTGACCACGCAGGGGCGGCGCATTCATTCATCGTTGCCGGAACTGGGGCATAACGCCATCGAATCGATGCTGCGGGTTCTGCTGCAGATCGAACGGGCCACCCTGTTCGACAGCACCGAGGAACCGAAGCTGATCTACTCCATCCGCGAGATGAGTTCATCCCGGGCCGGCTTTGTAGTCCCGGATCGCTGCGAAGCGATGATCGATCTGCATCTCTCCCCGGACACCGACCCGGCCCGGGTGCGCCAGGAACTGGAGAAAATCCTGGTCAAAACCCGTCGCGCCATCAAAGGTCTGCAGTTGGAGGTGTCCTTTGATTTTGAGTCGGGCGGCTACCAGCTGGACCGCAACAACCCGTTATCTGTGACCTTGGAAGAGGTGTTTCCGCGCCTCAACCTGCCGCTGGAGTTCGTCCCGTTTCGCTCCCACTCGGATGGTAACCTGTTTTTCCAGGCAGGCAGCAAACCGCTTATCCTCGGCCCCGGTTCCCTGGAAACCGCCCATACCGCGGAAGAGCAGACCAGCCTGGCCGAAGTTGAGGCGGCGGCGCGGGTCTATGCGGCGCTGGCCCTGGGAGAAGGGTTCCAATAA
- a CDS encoding GNAT family N-acetyltransferase, with protein sequence MTQQHNEQQLDVRSMTIDDLAAVFHLGEQLFTSEFSPSMYRTWDEYEITTMFNSDNELCLVAELAGEVVGFALGTTVEKQNSPWKYGYLVWIGVKPGLQKGGTGAQLFAELKHRMVEQGVRMMLIDTDADNEAGIHFFKKQGFGHIQKHVYMTLNLSKKHKKRRKGKV encoded by the coding sequence ATGACCCAACAGCACAACGAACAGCAGCTTGACGTCCGTTCCATGACCATCGATGATTTGGCGGCGGTTTTTCACCTGGGTGAGCAACTGTTCACCTCTGAGTTTTCGCCCAGCATGTACCGCACCTGGGACGAATACGAAATCACCACGATGTTCAACTCCGACAATGAACTCTGCCTGGTGGCGGAACTGGCCGGTGAAGTGGTCGGCTTTGCCCTGGGCACGACCGTGGAAAAGCAGAATTCCCCCTGGAAATACGGCTACCTGGTCTGGATCGGTGTCAAACCCGGGCTGCAGAAAGGCGGCACCGGCGCCCAGTTGTTTGCCGAACTTAAACACCGCATGGTCGAACAGGGGGTACGGATGATGCTCATCGATACCGATGCCGACAATGAGGCCGGGATCCACTTTTTCAAAAAACAGGGGTTCGGTCATATCCAGAAGCATGTTTACATGACGCTGAACCTGTCCAAAAAACATAAAAAACGCCGGAAAGGAAAAGTATGA
- a CDS encoding (2Fe-2S) ferredoxin domain-containing protein — MSKRNQAPYLAHVFVCTNDRGGARKSCADNASPRLKEALKVLVNEQGWQGRVRVSTAGCLGLCAQGPNVLIYPQQIWFSDVSVADLDEIMATLEQLVAGH; from the coding sequence ATGTCGAAAAGAAATCAAGCGCCTTATTTAGCCCATGTTTTTGTCTGCACCAACGATCGTGGCGGGGCTAGAAAATCCTGTGCGGACAATGCCAGTCCGCGGCTTAAAGAAGCCTTGAAGGTGCTGGTGAATGAGCAGGGCTGGCAGGGGCGGGTCAGGGTCTCTACCGCAGGCTGCCTGGGGCTTTGCGCCCAGGGGCCGAATGTGCTGATCTATCCGCAACAGATCTGGTTTTCTGACGTTTCCGTCGCGGACCTGGACGAGATCATGGCAACCCTGGAGCAGCTGGTCGCCGGCCACTGA